DNA from Sphingomonas sp. SUN039:
GCGATCGAGAAACGATAAGGTCCGCAGTCGAGGTCATCGCGTGTCGCCAAAATCGAACGCAGCGGCGCGCCCGATCGGGCACTGAGGGCGACAATGCCGCGCTGCGAGAGGAGCTCGTGGCCGAGAAAGGGAATGGCAGCGAGGTTTTCCTCATTGCGTTCCGACGATGGGCGCAACCCCTTGTTCGCGTCGATATAGACAAGAACGCTTCTGCCGCGTTTCAGGTCGCGCAGGACGCTGAGCATAAAACTTGGCGAAGACGTGTCACGAATCGTTACCCGGTCCGGTCGCCAGCCCATCGCTGCCGTTTCGGCACCGATGGCTTGGGCAAACTGCTCGCCCTGTTGTGCGTTGACGTCCTTGTCGATCAGCAGGGTGAGATCGAGACCGGCATGGGCAAGAACGGCCGGCACGATCCTCGGTGCTATCGCTGGAGGTTTGCTGGCCGCGAAATCGGCCGTGGCGGTTATCGCAACCAGCCGAGCACGACCGGCCTGATTCTGGGTGCCGGTGCCGGTGCGCTGGCGGGCCGCGCCATCGAAAAGAGCGGCAACTGCCACGGTCGCCGTTAAGTTCGCTTACCCTCCAGTTGCGTCACGAGGGTTCGGGGCCGGAAGAGCGACCTCCCGGCTCCGTTGTGTGTGACACCGGATGCCAGTAGTCCACGGGATCAGGGCGTGTAACTTACCTTTTTATACTGCTTAATCTGATGATCCAGAATGTCCGCTGCAAAATGTAAGCGCTTTCTTCTCCATCGGGCAAAAAGGACGTGAGGCCAGCGTTTTGCCACCGCCGCCTTGTTAAAGGAAACCGCCCGATAAGAGGCGTCACCGTCACCCGCCTCCTTCACCCACCACGGCGAGATCACGGCGTCGCGATCAGTCCCCTTCATCATGATTTCGCCATAGGGTTGAAACCATAGCCTGCGCCAAAGGTCAGCTGGAATGTCTTCGGGATATTCAGTCCAGTCGGTCTCTCGCGTGCCAATCGAGCGATGGCCAGTTGCTGCGATTTGACCTTGAGCCGCCGCAGCGCAAACCTCGCGGCGAAGCAGCCGTTCAAGCGGCGAAGCGCGGTCGTTCGCGTTGACCTTCCAGTCTTGGTCTGCGGGCACCGCAGAGCGACTCCACCGACTTTCGAAGGCCAAGCGATCCAAAACTTCATGCAAGCCCATTGTCTGCTCATGGCGGAACTTTCTGGTCACAATGGCGGAAAAATAGAGCCAGCCAGCCAGAGCAAATAAGAGGATCGCAGTTCCAAAAAGAGTATGACTGGTGGCGGCGCTTACCTTGGGAAAAGCGACGGGCAAAACGTAGCCGATGATGAGCAACGCGAGGGCCGAAAAGGCAGATGCTATGTCTTTTCGTATCATTTCTCGATGTCGAACAGTCCCGCCAGCTGCTCGACCATCGTCCCGCCGAGCTGGTCCGCGTCCATGATCGTTACGGCGCGCTGGTAGTAGCGGGTTACATCATGGCCGATGCCGATGGCGACGAGCTGGACCGGCGACTTGCCCTCGATCCAGCCGATCACCTGGCGCAGGTGCTTTTCAAGATATGAGCCGCTGTTCACGCTGAGCGTCGAATCATCGACCGGCGCGCCGTCGCTGATGACCATCAGGATCTTGCGGTCCTCGGGCCGCGCGATGAGCCGCGCGTGCGCCCAGAGCAGCGCCTCGCCGTCGATATTCTCCTTGAGCAGCCCCTCGCGCATCATCAGCCCGAGCGAAGTCCGCGCCCGCCGCCACGGCGCGTCTGCCGATTTATAGACGATATGGCGCAGGTCGTTGAGGCGACCGGGGAGCGCGGGACGACCCGCCGCCAGCCAGTTCTCGCGCGCCTGCCCGCCCTTCCACGCGCGCGTCGTGAAGCCCAGAATCTCGGTCTTGACGCCGCACCGTTCGAGCGTGCGCGCCATGATGTCGGCGCTGATCGCGGCGATGCTGATCGGCCGCCCGCGCATCGACCCCGAATTGTCGATCAGCAGGGTGACGACGGTGTCCTTGAACTCGGTCTCGCGCTCGACCTTGTAGCTCAGCGATTGCCCGGGCGAGACAACGACACGGGCGAGCCGCGCGGCGTCGAGCATCCCTTCTTCCTGGTCGAAATCCCACGACCGCGACTGCTGTGCCATCAACCGGCGCTGGAGGCGGTTGGCGAGCTTGGTCACCGCGCCCTGAAGCGTCAGCAACTGCTGGTCGAGATAGGCGCGCAGGCGGACGAGTTCATCGGGGTCGCAGAGTTCGTCGGCGGCGATCACTTCGTCGAACTCGGTCGTCCACGCCTTGTAGTCGAACCCCGGCGTCAGCTCGGCAGGCGGACGGTTGGGGCGGACGGGCAGCATCCCTTCCTGTTCGCCCTCGCCGCCTTCCTGGCTGTCCTCGTCGGACAGTTCCTCGCCCTCGGCTTCGCCTTCCCCCTCGCTATCCTCTCCGGACTGCTGTTCGCCGCGCTGGTCCACCTGGCCTTCGCCGCCGTCGTCCTCGTCGGTGGCGGCATCGTCGCCCGTGGCGTCGTCGTCGCCGTCATCCTCATTCTCGTCGGTCGGGTCGAATTCGTCGGGCGTGCCGGTGAGTTCGAGATGTTCGAGCAGTTGCAGGCTGATCTTCTGGAATGCGGCCTGATCGTCGAGCGACAGGGCCAGCGCCTCGAAATCGGCGGCACCCTTGTCCTCGATCCAGTCACGCAGCATCGCAACGCCGTTCTCGGCGACTTGCGGCACGGGCTGGCCGGTCAGCCGTTCGCGCAGCAACAGCGCCAGCGCGCCCTGAACCGGCACTTCGTCTTCGGCCGTCGCGCGCGCAATCGGATCGCTCCGCATCCGCGCGCCCAGCGCGGCGTCGAGGTTGGCGCAAACGCCCTCCCACCCCTTCGACCCCAATGTCTCGTAGCGAACCGTCTCGACCGCGTCATAGCACGCTCGCGCCGCCGGTTCGGGCGGGGCACCGCGCGCGTGGATGCCGGTGTCATGGTGGCGCAGCTTCAGCGCCATCGAATCGGCAAAACCGCGCGCTTCGGCGACTTGCTCGGCGGGCAGATTGCGGCCCGGCATCGGGACTTTCAGATTCTTACCCGCGGCTACCGGCGCGTCGGCAGTATAGGCGAGCTCGACCTCGGGCTCGTGCGCGATGGCGCGCGCGGTGCCGGTGAGGACCGCGCGAAACGCTTCGAGAGGGGTTTGTTCGGTCATCCGCGCATCGCTTGATCTAGGTTTTCGGACGTCACCGGATACCCCAGTCCCCCGGGGATGCACAGGTACCGCGCCCCGTCGCGATCCTCCATCCAGGGGGTAATTGTTTCGACAGGATGGGCGGCGGCATGCGCCTGCGCCGCTTCGAAGCTGGCGAGCGTCGCCAGCCGTTCGAGATTGCGGCGCGTCGGAAAGATGATCTTGACCTCGCCCGCATCGGCGCGGCGCAATACGTCGGCGGCGGTCGCCCAGAACAGGTGGACGTTCTCGGTCGCGTCCACCCGGGCCTCGGCATGCCCCGTTTCTACCCGCGCAAGGTAGAAGCGGGTGTCGAAGGTGCGCGTTTCCTTGAAATTGGGGCACCAGCGCGCGAACGGGACGAGGGCATTGGGATCGACGGTCAGGCCGTGCGTATCGAGCAACCTACTCATCGTGATTCCCTCGGCAAGGGCGTCGCGCAACACGTCGACATCTGTTTCCAGGCCGACGGCAATCCCGGTTTCCTCGATGGTTTCGCGTACCGCAGCGATGCGCGCGGCGGCATCGTCGGGATCGAGATGCGGAAAGCGTGCTGCCAGTTCATGATCGCCCGGATCGACCCGCCCGCCCGGAAAGACGACGGCTCCGCCCGCAAACACCATTGTCGCCGCGCGCTCGACGAACAGGTGCTCGGGCCCATCAGGGCCGTCACGGAACAGGACAAGGGTAGCTGCGGGGATCGGGGCGGTCACAATTGTTCGCCTAGCGGGACGGTTGCGCGGCGCAAGCCCGCGTGCAACCTTTGGCGGCATGGGACTGGTCGAACTGCTGGGGGTGGCATCGAGCGTCAGCTTGCTGGCCGGGTGGCGCATGTATCTGTGCGTGTTCGCGGTCGGCCTCGCGATGCGGTTCCACTGGCTGGAATTGCCGGTGCACCTCCACGGTCTGGATGTGCTGGCAAACCCCTGGGTCATCGGCGCGGCGGGCATCGGCCTGGTCGCCGAATTCCTCGCCGACAAGGTGATGTGGTTCGACACGATGTGGGACGCGGTGCACACCGCCGTGCGCCCGGTTGGCGGGGCGTTGCTGGCGCTGGCGATCATCGACCCGAGCGATCCCAAGTGGCAGGCGGTGGCGCTCTTGCTCGGCGGCAGCGCGGCGCTGGCGACCCATGCGGCAAAAGCGGGGACGCGCGCGGTGGTCAATGCCAGCCCCGAACCGGTCAGCAACATCGTCGTCTCGACGGGCGAGGATGTTGCAACCACGGGGTTGCTCGCGCTGACGCTCGCCAATCCGGTCGCCGCGATTTTTGTGGCGGTCGCGGTCGCGGGCGGATCGCTGTTCGCGCTGGTCAAGGTGCGCGGGCTGTTGAAGCGACTGGTCGGGACCGCGCCGCAGAGCTAGAGGCGCAACGCATGGCAGTCGATTTTGCAAAAGCGCAGGCGTCGATCGTAGCGGTGGGACGCTGGCTCGACAGCAAGGGTTGGGCACCGGCCACGGCAGGCAATTATTCGATGCGGCTGGGCGACGGCAGCTTTGCGCTCACCGTGTCGGGCAAGCACAAGGGGCGACTGACTCCCGAGGACGTGATGCGCGTCGATGCGCGCGGCACATCGCTCGACGGCAAGAAGCCCTCGGCGGAGACCGAATTGCACCTCGATCTCTACGCGCGGTTTCCCGAGTGCGGCGCGGTGCTGCACAGCCATTCGCCCGAAGCGGTCGGCCTCAGCCGCGCGTTGGCCGAGGCCGACGCCTATACGCTGGCGGGGCACGAGATGCTGAAAGTGCTGCCGGGAATCGCGACGCACGACACTTCTGTCGCGCTGCCCATCGTCTATAATAGCCAGGACATGGCCGATATTATCGCTGCCGTCGCACCCGCGCTGCTGGCACCGGAGAGCATCCCGGCCTATCTGATCCGGGGACACGGCCTCTACGGCTGGGGCCGCGACATGGCGGCGGCGGAGCGCGTGATCGAAGGGATCGAGTGGATGATCGCCGCCGAACTCGCCGAAATGAGGTTCAGGGGATGAGCAATCTCGAAATCTTTGCCGAGGATGGTGCCAAGCTGTCCGAAACCGGCGACGGCGAGGAAATTGCGCTGTGGCTCGCCGGGATCGGCGTGACCTTCGAACGCTGGCCGACGCGCGGGCTTCCTGCGGACGCCGATGGCGACACCATTCTCGCGGCCTATGCGCCTGAAGTCGAACGGCTGAAGGCGATGGGCGGCTACCAAAGCATCGACGTCGTCAGCGTGGTTCCCGACCATCCCAACCGCGCCGCGATGCGGACCAAATTCCTGTCCGAGCACACCCATGCCGAGGACGAAGTGCGCTTTTTCGTGCGCGGCGAGGGACTGTTCACGCTCCACGCCGCCGACCGGGTGTGGAACATACTGTGCTGCGAAGGCGATTTGATGTCGGTGCCCGCCGGCATGACGCACTGGTTCGACATGGGGGCCGCGCCGAATTTCACCGCAATCCGGATGTTTCTGAATCCCGACGGCTGGGTGGCGCAATTTACCGGCAGCGACATTGCCGAGCGGTTTCCGAGGCATGGAGCTGCTTGATGCGCTTCCGGCCGCCTCCTGCGAAAGTCACGCCGGTTTCCAAGGGCGCATTTGCTGTTTTTATGCTGTCTCTTGCGACGCTCTTTGGTCTTAAGGGCTATATCGTCAACTTTCACCACGAGTTATCGGCGGCTGTCATTTCGAACAATATTGCTCGGCTTCCACAGATTTCTCAACTTCCGATACCAATAATTGCATACTTCATCGTTGAAGTTGTGTTTTACGTTTCGTTTGTCGTCGGCGCGATCGCACACTACCGAGCAAATCGTTGATGCACCTGTGACTAAAGCCATCCTGACCGACATCGAGGGAACGACTTCGTCGCTGTCGTTCGTGCACGACACGCTGTTCCCCTACGCCCGGGCGCGCCTGCCCGCCTGGGTGGCTGAGCATGGCGGCGATCTGGCGCAGTTGCTCGCGTGGATGGATGCCGATGCGAAGGTCACCGAGCTCAAGGACGTTCAGGGACGCATCTGGGCGGCGGGCTATGCGGCGGGCGAACTGACCGGCCATGTCTATCCCGATGCGGCGGAGGCGCTGCGGCGCTGGCACGGCGACGGCATCAAGCTGGCGGTGTTTTCGAGCGGGTCGGTCGCGGCGCAGAAGCTGATTTTCGGGCACAGCGACCAAGGCGATTTGTCGCCGCTGTTCTCGGGCTGGTTCGACACGACGACGGGGCCGAAACGCGAGGCGCTGTCGTATCTGATGATTGCGGATGCGTTGGGCGTCTCTCCCGCCGATATGCTGTTCCTGTCCGATATCGCCGCCGAAAACGATGCGGCCAAGGCAGCGGGGATGCGCGCGATGCTGATCGACCGTGAGGGCGGCGCGGGCGATATCGCCAGCTTTGCGGATATCGTGCTGTGAAGCTCAACGGCACCCACACGCGCTCGATCATGCGGACCGCCGACGGGCGCGGCGCGCGGATTCTGGATCAACGCAAACTGCCGTGGGAAGTCCGGTGGGTCGAGTTGCGGACGCCTGACGATGCCTTTCGCGCCATCCGCGAAATGTGGACGCGCGGCGCGCCGCTGATCGGCCATGTCGGTGCCTATGGGCTGGCGCTTGGCCTTGCCGCCGACCCTTCGGACGCCAATCTCGATGCAACGCATGCGATGTTGAACGCGGCGCGCCCGACGGCGGTCAATTTGCGTTGGGCGCTCGACGAGATTGCCAGCGCTGTCCGCTCTCTACCGCCCACCGCCCGCGCCGAAGCCGCCTTCGCGCGCGCCGATGCCATCGTCGAGGAGGATGTCGGCCTGTCGCGCGCCATCGGCGAACATGGGCTGGGGCTGTTCCGCAACCTGCACGCGCAACACCCCGACCGCCCGCTCAATATCCTGACGCACTGCAACGCGGGCTGGCTGGCGACGGCAGACTACGGCACCGCGACCGCGCCGATGTACATGGCGCATGACGCGGGTTTGCCGCTGCATATCTGGGTCGACGAGACCCGCCCGCGCAACCAAGGCGCGCTGCTGACCGCCTTCGAGCTGGGTCAGCACGGCATCGCCCACACTGTCATCGCCGACAATGCCGGCGGGCATTTGATGCAGCGCGGACAGGTCGATGCGGTCATCGTCGGCACCGACCGCGTCACCGCGAACGGCGATGTCTGCAACAAGATCGGCACCTATCTGAAGGCGCTCGCCGCTCACGACAATGGCGTGCCGTTCTATGTGGCGTTGCCCTATACCACGTTCGACGCAGACACGCCGTCGGGCGACCTCATTCCCATCGAACAGCGCCACGGCGACGAGGTCGCATGGGTCGAGGGCGAAGGCGGCCGCATCCGCGTCACCCCTTCGCCCGCCGCCAATCCCGCCTTCGACGTGACGCCCGCGCGGCTGGTGACGGGATACGTCACCGAGCGGGGCGTGCTGACCTCGCTGACGTGAGCAACGCAGGAAAATAGGGACTGTCCCCCTGCGGATAGTTGCGATGGCACCGACTGCTTTGGGGGACTGTCCCTAATTTCCGATCCTCAAGCGACACCGACCGGAAATTGGGGACAGTCCCCCGCGCAGTGGCCCTCGCCCAAATCAGTCCGCAGGGGGACAGTCCCCATTTTCCTATTTGGGCCGCCCGCCCAATCTAGCCAGCGCCGCGTCGAGCGTCGCGTCGGTCTTGGCGTGGCAGAGGCGGATGACATTGGTCACCGGGTTCTCGTCGTAAAAGGCCGACACTGGGATGCCCGCGACACCCACGGCGTCGATAGCCCATTCGCACCACTCAGTGTCCGTCATCGCAATGCCCGACGCGGCCAGATCGACCGTCACGAACCACGTCGCCGGGCACGGCAGCACCGCGTAACCGTGCCCCGTGAGCCCGGCGATCAGCCGGTCGCGCGACCGCTGGTTCCGCGCGCGCATATCGTCGAAATAGCTGCGGTCCTTGGCGAGGCCATAGGCGACGCCCGTCTGCAGGTTCGGCGGCGTCGTGAAGGTCAGGAACTGGTGCGCCTTTGCCAGCACATCGGCAATCGGCGGGGCCGCGCACATCCAGCCGACTTTCCACCCTGTCAGGGCAAAAATCTTGCCCGCCGAGCCGATCTTGATCGTGCGCTCGCGCATCCCCGGCTCGGTCATCAGCGGCACATGGGTCGCGCCGTCGAAGGTCAGATGCTCCCAAACCTCGTCGCAGATCGCGATGGCATCATGCGCGATGCAGAAATCGGCCAACAATTTGCGCTCGTCTGCCGACAGCATCGCGCCCGACGGGTTGAGCGGGGAATTGACGATGATCGCCCGCGTCCGCGCGCTGCCCGCAGCTTCGAGCGCTTCAGCAGTGATCGTCCAGTGCGGCGGTTCCAGCCGCACCAGCCGCGCCACCCCGCCCGCGCGCTCGACCAGCGGTTTGTAGGCGTCGTAAAGCGGCTGGAACATGACGACCTCGTCGCCGGGCGACACCACAGCGAGCACTGCTGCCGCCAGCGCTTCGGTCGCACCCGAAGTCACGATCACCTCGTCGGCTGTCAAGTCGAGCGCCTGATGCGCGGCGTAATGCGCGGCAATGGCACTCCGCAGTTCGGGGATGCCCCACATCGGCGGATATTGGTTCCTGCCGCCGGTGAGGGCCGCTGCTGCTGCATCGATCACATCCTGCGGCGCGCCGTCATCGGGAAAGCCCTGTCCGAGATTAATCGCCCCCGTTGCCCGGGCACGCGCCGACATGGTGGCGAAAATCGTCGGCGGCAATGCGGCGTAAAGCGGGTTCATGGCGTTTGGCTTGCGATGCGGCGCGCACTGGGGCAACGGAAAATTATGTGCGGGGCAGTAAAAGGGACGCGAGATGACCGAACCGACCGACAACACCCCCCCCGCCGCCCAAGTCGCCGATGTCAGCGACAAGCTGGCCGACAAACCTAAATTGCCCAAGCGCGGCATGTCCCCGGCCGTGGTGACGGCGGCAGCGACCGGTATCGGTTCCGCCGCGCTGCTCGCCGCACTCCTCTACGCCAACCGCAGCCGCAAGAAGAAGCCCGACCCCGAATGACGCAAAAGCCCATCCGCAAAGCCGTGTTCCCCGTCGGCGGCCTCGGTACCCGTTTCCTGCCCGCGACCAAAGCGATGCCAAAGGAAATGCTGCCCGTCGTCGACAAGCCGCTGATCCAGTACGCGGTCGACGAGGCGCGCGAGGCGGGGATCGAGCAGATGATCTTCGTCACCGGGCGCGGCAAGTCCGCCATCGAGGACCATTTCGACATCAGCTACGAGCTCGAAACGACGATGTCGGATCGGGGCAAATCGCTGGATGCGATCGAATCGACCCGCTTCGCGCCCGGCGATGTCGTCTATGTCCGGCAACAGGAGGCCATCGGTCTCGGCCACGCAATCTGGTGCGCGCGGCACATCGTCGGCGACGAGCCGTTCGCGATCTTCCTGCCCGACGAATTGATGGTCGATTCACCCGGCTGCATGAAGCAGATGGTCGAGGCGTACGCGCGTGTCGGCGGCAACATCGTCTGCGGCTATGAAGTGCCCGCCGACCAGACCGACAAATACGGCATCATCACACCGGGCAAGGTCGATGGGCCGCTGGTCGAGGTGACGGGGCTCGTCGAAAAGCCCCCGCGCGGTACCGCGCCGTCGAACCTGATGATTCCGGGGCGTTATATCCTGCAACCCGAAGTCATGCGCGTGCTCGAAGGGCAGGCGCGCGGCGCGGGCAACGAGATCCAGCTGACCGACGCGATGGCGCAGATGATCGGCACCCAGCCGTTTCATGCCTATAAATTCGGCGGGCGGCGCTTCGACTGCGGCGACAAGGCGGGGTTCATCACGGCGAACATCGCGCTCGCGCTCGACCGCGAGGATATCGGCGCGACCGTGCGGGCGTTTATTGCCGAGCTCTAGCCCCGAACATCCTTTGCGACCGCGTCGAGCAGCCCATTGACGAAGCCCTTTTCGCGCTTGTCGTAAAAGGCATCGGCGACATCGACATATTCGTTGATGACCGTTTTCACCGGCACATCGGCACGGGCGAGCAATTCATAGGTGGCAGCACGGAGCAAGGCATGCATCGGCCTGTCGAGGCGCTCGAGGCTCCAGCCGCTCGACAGGCGCGCGGCAATTGCGGCGTCGAGTTCGGCTTCGCGGGCGATGCTGCCGGTGACGAGGTCGTCGAAAAATTCAACCTCGGCCTCGTTATATTCGGCATCCTCGATGGTCGCGCCGAGCCGGTGCTGGTGGAACTCATGGAGCAATTGCGCGGTCGGCGTCGCTTCCATCGCGCGCTGGTAAAGCGCCTGGACGGCGGCAAGCCGCGCAGCGGAACGGGTTTTCGAGCGGCTCATACCAAGTCCTGACTAAAGCCGCGCCCTGACCGATGCGGCGTGCGCGGGCAAGCCCTCGGCATCGGCGAGCGTCGCGGCAGCGGGGCCAAGGCGCGCCATGGCTTGCCCGTCGAGCGCCAGAAAGCTTGTCCGTTTCATGAAATCGGTCACCGACAGGCCGCTGGCAAACCGCGCGCGCCGTCCGGTCGGCAGGACATGGTTTGGGCCGCCTAGATAATCGCCGATGGCTTCGGGCGTATGGCGACCGAGGAAGACCGAACCGGCATGGCGGACGCGGGCGAACAGGGCTTGCGGGTCGGCGACCGCCAGTTCGAGATGTTCGGGCGCAAGCCGGTCGATCAGCGGCGGCGCGTCGTTCAGGCTGCCCAACAGGATGACCGCGCCGTGCCGGTCCCAACTCGTGCGTGCCGATGATTCGGTCGAGAGCGTCGGGAGCAGCGCCTCGACAGCGACAAACACCGTGTCGGCGAACGCCGCGCTATCGGTTATCAGGATCGACTGGCTGGTCGGATCGTGTTCGGCCTGGCTGAGCAAGTCGGCGGCGATCCAGGCGGGATCGTTGTCGGCATCGGCGACCACCAGAATTTCGGACGGCCCGGCGACCATGTCGATCCCGACACGCCCGTAAAGCTGGCGCTTTGCCTCGGCGACCCAGGCATTGCCCGGCCCCACGATGACATCGACCGGGGCGATCAGCGCGGTGCCATAAGCGAGCGCTCCGACCGCCTGCGCGCCGCCGATCCGCCAGATTTCGTCCACGCCTGCGATATGCGCGGCGGCAAGCACTGCCTGATTGAGCGCGCCGTTCGGGGTCGGCGTGACCATCGCCAGCCGCTCGACGCCCGCCACCTTTGCGGGGATCGCGTTCATCAGGACCGACGACGGATAGGCCGCCCGCCCGCCGGGGACATAGAGTCCCGCCGCCTCGACCGCGCCCCAGCGCGCGCCCATGCGGGTGCCGGTGGCGTCGGTCCAGTCGCTGTCGGCGGGGCGTTGCCGTTCGTGATAGGCGCGGATGCGGTCCGCCGCGAGATCGAGCGCGTCGCGAAGCTCAGGGGTGAGGGCCTCATAAGCGGCGGCACACTCGTCGCGCGAAATCGACCAGCCTTCGGTATCGAGGTCGAAGCCGTCGAACTTGTTTGTTAGTTCGCGCACCGCCGCATCGCCCTCGGCGCGCACGCGCTTGAGAATCGCGGCGACATCGGCGGCGACATCTTCATCGACGTCACGCCGCGAATCGACCAGCGCCGCAAACGCCGCCTCGAACCCCGGATCGCTCGTGTCGAGCCGAATCACGAAACCGCCTGCCGGAACGCCTCGACCAGCGGGGCGACATCGTCGCGCGTCTTCATCGCGGCACGATTGACGATGACGCGGGCGGAAACTTCGGCGATCACCTCGACCTCTACGAGACCGTTGTCCTTCAAGGTCCGCCCCGACGACACCAGATCGACAATCCGGCTCGACAGGCCCAGCGTCGGCGCGAGTTCCATTGCGCCGTTCAATTTGACGATCTCCGCCTGCACCCCGCGCCGCGCAAAATGCTTGCGGGTCAGATTGGGGTATTTGGTCGCGACACGGACATGGCTCCAGCGGCGCGGATCGTCGGTTGCGGCCATTCCGGCCGGTTCCGCGACAGAAATGCGGCAGCGCCCGATGCCGAGATCGACCGGCGCATAAAGTTCGGCATAGTCGAACTCGTCGATCACATCGGACCCCACCACGCCGATCTGCGCCGCCCCGTGCGCGACGAAGGTCGCCACGTCGAAGGCGCGCACGCGGATCAGGTCCACATCGGGGCGGTTGGTGGCAAAGCGCAGCCGCCGGTCGTCCTCGTCGCCGAAACCCGCCTCGGGCACCAGTCCGGCAGCCGCCATCAGCGGCAGCACTTCGGCAAGGATGCGCCCCTTGGGCACGGCGATTGTCAGCATGGCAGTCATGGCGCGCCCGCGCCTAGCGTTCGCTGTCCTCAAGGGCAATCTTGGTGCGGCGGTCGAGCCATGGTGCCCAGCGTTGCCAACCGCCGTTCAGCGAGAACCACTCCCATGCTGCGGTGGCAATCAGCGCCGCCATGGCGGCAACACCTGTCGTCAGCGGTGTCCAGTGACCCTGCCACGCGCTGATCCCGCTGCCGATCAGCAATGCCTGGCCGATGAAGTGCGACAATGGCGGAATCGGCCGGTCGGCAGTCACATATTTGAAGGCCTGGTTGCCGAACAGGAACAGCAACGGGCCGCCGCAGGCG
Protein-coding regions in this window:
- the cobT gene encoding cobaltochelatase subunit CobT, with product MTEQTPLEAFRAVLTGTARAIAHEPEVELAYTADAPVAAGKNLKVPMPGRNLPAEQVAEARGFADSMALKLRHHDTGIHARGAPPEPAARACYDAVETVRYETLGSKGWEGVCANLDAALGARMRSDPIARATAEDEVPVQGALALLLRERLTGQPVPQVAENGVAMLRDWIEDKGAADFEALALSLDDQAAFQKISLQLLEHLELTGTPDEFDPTDENEDDGDDDATGDDAATDEDDGGEGQVDQRGEQQSGEDSEGEGEAEGEELSDEDSQEGGEGEQEGMLPVRPNRPPAELTPGFDYKAWTTEFDEVIAADELCDPDELVRLRAYLDQQLLTLQGAVTKLANRLQRRLMAQQSRSWDFDQEEGMLDAARLARVVVSPGQSLSYKVERETEFKDTVVTLLIDNSGSMRGRPISIAAISADIMARTLERCGVKTEILGFTTRAWKGGQARENWLAAGRPALPGRLNDLRHIVYKSADAPWRRARTSLGLMMREGLLKENIDGEALLWAHARLIARPEDRKILMVISDGAPVDDSTLSVNSGSYLEKHLRQVIGWIEGKSPVQLVAIGIGHDVTRYYQRAVTIMDADQLGGTMVEQLAGLFDIEK
- a CDS encoding NUDIX domain-containing protein, yielding MTAPIPAATLVLFRDGPDGPEHLFVERAATMVFAGGAVVFPGGRVDPGDHELAARFPHLDPDDAAARIAAVRETIEETGIAVGLETDVDVLRDALAEGITMSRLLDTHGLTVDPNALVPFARWCPNFKETRTFDTRFYLARVETGHAEARVDATENVHLFWATAADVLRRADAGEVKIIFPTRRNLERLATLASFEAAQAHAAAHPVETITPWMEDRDGARYLCIPGGLGYPVTSENLDQAMRG
- a CDS encoding DUF4126 domain-containing protein, whose product is MGLVELLGVASSVSLLAGWRMYLCVFAVGLAMRFHWLELPVHLHGLDVLANPWVIGAAGIGLVAEFLADKVMWFDTMWDAVHTAVRPVGGALLALAIIDPSDPKWQAVALLLGGSAALATHAAKAGTRAVVNASPEPVSNIVVSTGEDVATTGLLALTLANPVAAIFVAVAVAGGSLFALVKVRGLLKRLVGTAPQS
- a CDS encoding methylthioribulose 1-phosphate dehydratase, encoding MAVDFAKAQASIVAVGRWLDSKGWAPATAGNYSMRLGDGSFALTVSGKHKGRLTPEDVMRVDARGTSLDGKKPSAETELHLDLYARFPECGAVLHSHSPEAVGLSRALAEADAYTLAGHEMLKVLPGIATHDTSVALPIVYNSQDMADIIAAVAPALLAPESIPAYLIRGHGLYGWGRDMAAAERVIEGIEWMIAAELAEMRFRG
- a CDS encoding acireductone dioxygenase; its protein translation is MSNLEIFAEDGAKLSETGDGEEIALWLAGIGVTFERWPTRGLPADADGDTILAAYAPEVERLKAMGGYQSIDVVSVVPDHPNRAAMRTKFLSEHTHAEDEVRFFVRGEGLFTLHAADRVWNILCCEGDLMSVPAGMTHWFDMGAAPNFTAIRMFLNPDGWVAQFTGSDIAERFPRHGAA
- the mtnC gene encoding acireductone synthase; the encoded protein is MTKAILTDIEGTTSSLSFVHDTLFPYARARLPAWVAEHGGDLAQLLAWMDADAKVTELKDVQGRIWAAGYAAGELTGHVYPDAAEALRRWHGDGIKLAVFSSGSVAAQKLIFGHSDQGDLSPLFSGWFDTTTGPKREALSYLMIADALGVSPADMLFLSDIAAENDAAKAAGMRAMLIDREGGAGDIASFADIVL
- the mtnA gene encoding S-methyl-5-thioribose-1-phosphate isomerase — protein: MKLNGTHTRSIMRTADGRGARILDQRKLPWEVRWVELRTPDDAFRAIREMWTRGAPLIGHVGAYGLALGLAADPSDANLDATHAMLNAARPTAVNLRWALDEIASAVRSLPPTARAEAAFARADAIVEEDVGLSRAIGEHGLGLFRNLHAQHPDRPLNILTHCNAGWLATADYGTATAPMYMAHDAGLPLHIWVDETRPRNQGALLTAFELGQHGIAHTVIADNAGGHLMQRGQVDAVIVGTDRVTANGDVCNKIGTYLKALAAHDNGVPFYVALPYTTFDADTPSGDLIPIEQRHGDEVAWVEGEGGRIRVTPSPAANPAFDVTPARLVTGYVTERGVLTSLT
- a CDS encoding aminotransferase; protein product: MNPLYAALPPTIFATMSARARATGAINLGQGFPDDGAPQDVIDAAAAALTGGRNQYPPMWGIPELRSAIAAHYAAHQALDLTADEVIVTSGATEALAAAVLAVVSPGDEVVMFQPLYDAYKPLVERAGGVARLVRLEPPHWTITAEALEAAGSARTRAIIVNSPLNPSGAMLSADERKLLADFCIAHDAIAICDEVWEHLTFDGATHVPLMTEPGMRERTIKIGSAGKIFALTGWKVGWMCAAPPIADVLAKAHQFLTFTTPPNLQTGVAYGLAKDRSYFDDMRARNQRSRDRLIAGLTGHGYAVLPCPATWFVTVDLAASGIAMTDTEWCEWAIDAVGVAGIPVSAFYDENPVTNVIRLCHAKTDATLDAALARLGGRPK
- the galU gene encoding UTP--glucose-1-phosphate uridylyltransferase GalU, yielding MTQKPIRKAVFPVGGLGTRFLPATKAMPKEMLPVVDKPLIQYAVDEAREAGIEQMIFVTGRGKSAIEDHFDISYELETTMSDRGKSLDAIESTRFAPGDVVYVRQQEAIGLGHAIWCARHIVGDEPFAIFLPDELMVDSPGCMKQMVEAYARVGGNIVCGYEVPADQTDKYGIITPGKVDGPLVEVTGLVEKPPRGTAPSNLMIPGRYILQPEVMRVLEGQARGAGNEIQLTDAMAQMIGTQPFHAYKFGGRRFDCGDKAGFITANIALALDREDIGATVRAFIAEL